A stretch of Candidatus Binatus sp. DNA encodes these proteins:
- the leuD gene encoding 3-isopropylmalate dehydratase small subunit yields MRAFEKFTGTVAPLDRANVETDQIIPKQFLKAVVRTGLGKGLFFDWRKNPDGSENKDFVINKPRYQGASILVARNNFGCGSSREHAVWALEDHGFRAVIAPQFADIFHNNSLKNGFLPITLKPDEVEHIFRATDDYESYRLTVDLEEQTVSDDFGWTAHFEIEPFQKKCLLEGLDDISLTLVHEDKIAAYEKAHPLPHRFE; encoded by the coding sequence ATGCGTGCATTTGAAAAATTCACGGGCACGGTGGCGCCGCTCGATCGCGCCAATGTCGAGACCGATCAGATCATTCCGAAACAGTTTCTGAAAGCGGTGGTGCGGACTGGCCTCGGCAAGGGACTTTTCTTCGACTGGCGCAAAAATCCCGACGGCAGCGAAAATAAAGACTTCGTGATCAACAAGCCGCGCTACCAGGGCGCGTCGATTCTGGTCGCGCGCAACAATTTCGGATGCGGCAGTTCGCGCGAGCACGCGGTGTGGGCGCTTGAGGATCACGGCTTTCGCGCCGTCATCGCGCCGCAGTTCGCCGATATCTTCCACAACAACAGCTTGAAGAACGGCTTTCTGCCGATCACGCTGAAGCCTGACGAAGTCGAGCACATTTTTCGCGCGACCGACGACTACGAATCGTATCGGCTTACCGTCGATCTCGAAGAGCAGACCGTCTCCGACGATTTCGGATGGACCGCGCATTTCGAGATCGAGCCGTTTCAGAAGAAATGCCTGCTCGAGGGCCTCGACGATATCTCGCTCACGCTGGTGCACGAGGACAAGATTGCCGCGTACGAGAAGGCGCATCCGCTGCCGCATCGATTCGAGTAG
- the leuC gene encoding 3-isopropylmalate dehydratase large subunit — protein sequence MAAKTLFEKIWESHVVQEKVHEPSLLYIDLHLVHEVTSPQAFEGLRHSGRKIRAPHRTFATQDHNVPTTDRSKPIADPDSRLQVETLRRNCAEFNVRLYDLGSRDQGIIHVIGPQLGLTQPGMTIVCGDSHTATHGAFGALAFGIGTSEVEHVLATQCLWEERPRTFEIRIDGNLGAGISAKDLILGIIGRIKTDGATGHVIEYRGSAIAALSMEERMTICNMSIEAGARAGMVAADKTTVDYLRGRRYVPTGKDFDSLAERWLQCRSDDGAKFDRSVVFDGASFAPQVTWGTNPAMVTDISGRVPNPAEIDDNEQRDTVERALAYMALRPGTKIEDIKIDRVFIGSCTNSRISDLKAAAEVVKGRRVAGTVHAMVVPGSQEVKLEAETLGLDKIFTEAGFEWRESGCSMCLAMNPDVLLPGERCASTSNRNFEGRQGKGGRTHLVSPAMAAAAAIAGHFVDVREFTNR from the coding sequence CGAGGGCCTGCGACATTCAGGACGCAAAATCCGCGCGCCCCATCGCACCTTCGCGACGCAGGATCACAACGTCCCGACCACCGATCGATCCAAGCCCATCGCTGATCCCGATTCCAGGCTCCAGGTCGAAACGCTGCGCCGCAACTGCGCCGAATTCAACGTCAGGCTCTACGATTTGGGCTCGCGCGACCAGGGAATCATCCACGTGATCGGTCCGCAGTTGGGACTCACGCAGCCCGGGATGACGATCGTTTGCGGCGACAGCCATACCGCGACGCACGGCGCATTCGGCGCGCTCGCGTTCGGAATCGGCACCAGCGAAGTCGAGCACGTGCTCGCGACGCAATGCCTGTGGGAGGAACGTCCGCGCACCTTTGAGATTCGCATCGATGGCAACCTCGGCGCGGGTATCAGCGCGAAGGATTTGATCCTCGGGATCATCGGGCGCATCAAGACTGACGGCGCGACCGGCCACGTGATCGAGTATCGCGGCTCGGCGATCGCAGCGCTCTCGATGGAAGAGCGGATGACGATTTGCAACATGTCGATCGAAGCCGGCGCGCGCGCCGGGATGGTCGCGGCGGACAAGACCACCGTCGATTACTTGCGCGGACGCCGCTACGTGCCGACCGGCAAGGATTTCGACTCGCTCGCGGAGCGTTGGCTCCAGTGCCGCAGCGACGACGGCGCGAAATTCGATCGTAGTGTCGTATTCGATGGCGCATCGTTCGCGCCGCAGGTGACGTGGGGCACGAATCCCGCGATGGTCACCGACATCAGCGGGCGTGTGCCCAATCCAGCCGAGATTGACGACAATGAACAGCGCGATACGGTTGAACGCGCGCTCGCATACATGGCGCTCCGGCCGGGGACGAAAATCGAGGACATCAAGATCGATCGCGTGTTTATCGGATCGTGCACCAATTCACGCATCAGCGATCTCAAGGCGGCCGCGGAAGTCGTCAAGGGCCGCCGCGTCGCGGGCACGGTGCACGCGATGGTGGTGCCGGGGTCGCAGGAAGTGAAGCTCGAAGCGGAGACGCTCGGCCTCGACAAAATTTTCACCGAGGCGGGCTTCGAATGGCGCGAGTCGGGATGCAGTATGTGCCTCGCGATGAATCCCGACGTGCTGCTGCCGGGCGAGCGATGCGCCAGTACGTCGAATCGCAATTTCGAAGGACGCCAAGGGAAAGGTGGCCGCACTCATCTGGTGAGCCCCGCGATGGCGGCGGCGGCGGCGATCGCCGGCCACTTCGTTGACGTCCGCGAGTTCACCAATCGCTAG